The following are encoded together in the Bradyrhizobium genosp. L genome:
- a CDS encoding acyltransferase family protein: protein MFSLADQLALSRNRPAGFDYMRIALAAAIVCLHSLNVTVGFTRTLEILSSARIGVAMILALFFALSGFLVTGSLLRCRSLISFLGLRLLRIGPALAVETTLSAIVIGPLFTELPLAQYFADPKFAHYFRNIVGDIHYQLPGVFLHNPMADVVNAQLWTVPYELWCYIILAALAAATICFSRALYLAFLGCAQVGLVAYALLYPSEPSIQLAPHLLVFCFLAGVGFHLWRDKTPFNRTTFLFALVVCAACLTMRSIEVLAPVPAAYVACYLGALNPRRSWIVSSGDYSYGIFLYGFAIQQCVAAFGTPVRHWYLNILISLPICFCVAFASWHLVEKHALRLKSRINRFESAVLARISIIGFWRRSHDAIELGVTLGNNRVSV from the coding sequence ATGTTCAGCCTGGCCGACCAGCTGGCGCTGTCGCGCAATCGGCCGGCGGGGTTCGACTACATGCGGATCGCGCTCGCGGCGGCGATCGTCTGCCTGCACAGCCTCAACGTCACGGTCGGCTTCACCCGGACGCTGGAGATCCTGAGCTCGGCGCGCATCGGCGTCGCCATGATCCTGGCGCTGTTCTTCGCGCTGAGCGGCTTTCTGGTGACGGGCAGCCTCTTGCGGTGCAGGAGCCTGATCTCGTTCCTCGGCTTGCGCCTGCTGCGCATCGGGCCGGCGCTTGCGGTGGAGACGACGCTGTCCGCCATCGTCATCGGCCCGCTGTTCACCGAATTGCCGCTGGCGCAATACTTTGCGGACCCGAAATTCGCGCACTACTTTCGCAATATCGTCGGCGACATCCACTATCAGCTGCCCGGCGTCTTCCTGCACAATCCGATGGCCGACGTCGTGAATGCCCAGCTCTGGACGGTGCCGTATGAGCTGTGGTGCTACATCATCCTGGCGGCTCTTGCCGCCGCCACCATCTGCTTCAGCAGGGCTCTGTATCTCGCCTTCCTGGGCTGCGCGCAGGTCGGGCTCGTCGCTTACGCGCTTCTTTATCCCAGCGAGCCCTCGATCCAGCTCGCGCCGCATTTGCTGGTGTTCTGCTTCCTCGCCGGCGTCGGCTTCCATCTCTGGCGCGACAAGACGCCGTTCAACCGCACCACATTCCTGTTTGCGCTGGTGGTTTGCGCCGCCTGCCTGACGATGCGGTCCATCGAGGTGCTGGCTCCGGTGCCGGCCGCCTATGTCGCGTGCTATCTCGGCGCGCTGAACCCGCGGCGGAGCTGGATCGTGTCGTCCGGCGACTACTCCTACGGCATCTTCCTCTATGGCTTCGCGATCCAGCAATGCGTCGCCGCGTTCGGCACGCCGGTTCGGCACTGGTATCTGAACATCCTGATCAGCCTGCCGATCTGCTTCTGCGTCGCCTTCGCATCCTGGCACCTGGTCGAGAAGCATGCGCTGCGGCTCAAGAGCCGGATCAACCGGTTCGAATCCGCGGTGCTGGCACGGATCTCGATCATAGGCTTCTGGCGCAGGTCGCATGACGCGATCGAACTCGGCGTCACGCTCGGCAACAATCGCGTATCGGTCTGA